One window from the genome of Salvia miltiorrhiza cultivar Shanhuang (shh) chromosome 7, IMPLAD_Smil_shh, whole genome shotgun sequence encodes:
- the LOC130995269 gene encoding ER membrane protein complex subunit 8/9 homolog has protein sequence MGGESRYEIHQTAYIKLVLHALKHRTSAVNAVLLGRSAAAGVEIVDSVPLFHSQIGLLPPLEIALIMIEEYYEEKGLSIVGYFHANERYDDFELGSVAKNIGDHITRYFPQAAVLLLDNKKLESLQKGKDRSPVVQLYNKDASSSWKLVGSDASSQLALKEPSANVVLLDYISSEKWKDITDFDDHLDDISKDWLNSKLFN, from the exons ATGGGTGGTGAATCGCGGTACGAGATCCACCAGACCGCCTACATTAAGCTGGTCCTCCACGCCCTAAAGCACCGGACCTCCGCCGTCAATGCCGTCCTCCTTGGCCGCTCGGCCGCCGCCGGAGTCGAGATCGTTGACTCCGTTCCCCTCTTCCACTCGCAGATCGGTCTCCTTCCCCCACTTGAAATCGCGCTCATTATG ATAGAGGAGTATTATGAAGAAAAAGGCTTGAGCATCGTGGGCTACTTTCATGCTAATGAGAGATACGATGATTTTGAACTCGGGAGTGTCGCTAAGAACATTGGAGATCACATAACTCGGTATTTTCCTCAGGCGGCTGTGCTTTTG CTGGATAATAAGAAGCTCGAATCTTTACAAAAGGGGAAAGACCGAAGTCCAGTTGTGCAG CTTTATAACAAGGATGCATCTAGTAGTTGGAAGCTAGTCGGTTCTGATGCAAGCAGCCAGCTCGCTCTCAAGGAGCCTTCGGCTAATGTAGTTCTTTTGGACTACATCTCATCTGAAAAATGGAAAGACATCACAGATTTTGATGACCACCTGGATGACATCAGCAA GGATTGGCTGAACTCCAAACTTTTCAATTAA